The following proteins are encoded in a genomic region of Candidatus Paceibacter sp.:
- a CDS encoding flippase-like domain-containing protein, translated as MKNFFKKSYLLLGPLIFIWIIKDIDFIKLKDIISTIHPVSYALAAFLWLPATALKAYRWKKIMDIQKIYYSMKDAFLIYGSSSLLGLITPGKIGDFSKIAHLKKDNHSLGRAFLGSFLERIFDLSFAIVFVFAALFFLPATLHFPLNSYALAKLAGLVIFFLFGFLTLFYFLKKQIVLSLIREILEDLQKFKIKNISFIFILSALVWFFYFLLIYLIAVSISLQQSVNFLYLSFAAAIALLSGFLPITVIGIGTRETVFIFLLAPLGVAKETVITFSLLILVNYMALFALNFYCWIKKPLT; from the coding sequence ATGAAGAATTTTTTTAAAAAATCTTATCTATTACTTGGTCCGCTTATTTTTATATGGATCATAAAAGATATAGATTTTATTAAACTTAAAGATATTATATCAACTATCCACCCTGTTTCTTACGCCCTGGCGGCTTTTTTATGGCTACCTGCCACTGCTTTAAAAGCTTACAGGTGGAAAAAAATAATGGATATCCAAAAAATTTATTACTCAATGAAGGATGCTTTTTTAATCTACGGCTCAAGTTCGCTTTTAGGCCTCATAACCCCGGGTAAAATAGGCGACTTCAGCAAGATTGCTCACCTTAAAAAAGACAACCACTCTTTAGGAAGGGCGTTTTTGGGCAGTTTTCTGGAGCGTATTTTTGACCTGTCTTTCGCTATCGTATTTGTCTTTGCCGCGTTATTTTTTCTTCCCGCCACTCTTCATTTCCCGCTTAATTCTTATGCCCTGGCAAAATTGGCGGGCCTGGTAATATTTTTTTTGTTTGGCTTTCTGACTCTTTTTTATTTTCTTAAAAAACAAATTGTTTTAAGTTTAATCCGGGAAATTTTAGAAGACCTGCAAAAATTTAAAATAAAGAACATTTCTTTTATTTTCATACTAAGCGCGCTAGTTTGGTTTTTTTATTTTCTTTTGATATACCTTATAGCTGTAAGTATTAGTTTGCAACAAAGCGTCAACTTTTTATACCTATCATTCGCGGCGGCGATTGCTCTTTTGTCCGGTTTTTTGCCCATAACAGTTATCGGTATTGGAACAAGAGAAACGGTTTTTATTTTTCTTCTTGCGCCTCTCGGCGTCGCCAAAGAAACTGTCATTACCTTCTCGCTTCTCATATTGGTAAACTACATGGCGCTCTTCGCGCTCAACTTTTACTGCTGGATTAAAAAACCTCTCACCTGA
- a CDS encoding SPASM domain-containing protein, with protein MDKFSDLIKKSAILSLPYKIIAQRMIDWEFPQHLFLETTNACNLKCKMCVRNMVPLKIGEMDFDLFKKILDESSNHGPRNFSLHLFGDPLLASNLVKIIKYIKFKNKKNTILLTTNGVLLTKDKAEEIITNNVDKIIISIHSANGDKYKDITGIDMLGKVEENIKDLVEIKKKHKENTSQIYLRMVVPDKKSDDVKFFRDKWKTYPVIADVRELHNYGGKIYNKTTETMPIKRYPCYHLWFSPGISWDGEVSICCDDLERQAVIGNIKKSTLTEIWQSDALKKYREYHLRGEYQKIPVCKNCDVWKTYPDVFFKWQKK; from the coding sequence GTGGACAAATTTTCAGATTTAATAAAAAAATCAGCTATTTTATCCCTTCCCTATAAAATAATCGCCCAAAGAATGATAGACTGGGAATTCCCCCAGCATTTGTTTTTAGAAACAACCAACGCTTGCAATCTAAAATGCAAAATGTGCGTCAGGAACATGGTTCCGTTAAAAATCGGCGAAATGGATTTTGATTTGTTTAAAAAAATACTGGATGAATCGTCAAACCATGGTCCAAGAAATTTTTCCCTGCACCTGTTCGGCGACCCCCTGCTTGCGAGTAATTTGGTAAAAATAATAAAATACATAAAATTTAAAAATAAAAAAAACACCATACTTCTTACCACGAATGGCGTGCTTTTAACCAAAGACAAAGCCGAAGAAATAATAACTAATAATGTTGATAAAATAATAATAAGCATCCATAGCGCCAACGGCGACAAGTACAAGGACATTACAGGGATTGACATGCTCGGAAAAGTTGAGGAAAACATAAAAGACCTTGTTGAGATAAAGAAAAAACATAAAGAAAACACTTCCCAAATATACCTGAGAATGGTTGTTCCAGACAAAAAAAGCGATGATGTAAAATTTTTTCGCGATAAATGGAAAACTTATCCTGTAATCGCTGACGTCAGAGAACTGCATAATTACGGCGGCAAGATTTATAACAAGACGACGGAAACAATGCCAATCAAAAGATACCCGTGCTACCATCTGTGGTTTTCTCCTGGAATTTCATGGGACGGAGAAGTTTCCATTTGCTGCGACGATCTGGAACGCCAAGCCGTTATCGGTAATATTAAAAAATCAACTCTGACTGAAATATGGCAAAGCGATGCGTTAAAAAAATACAGAGAATATCATTTGCGCGGAGAATATCAAAAAATACCGGTTTGTAAAAATTGCGATGTCTGGAAAACCTATCCTGACGTATTTTTCAAGTGGCAGAAAAAATAA
- a CDS encoding glycosyltransferase family 39 protein, with protein MNIFQKTTSKIILILFAVLFSGAIWYSPFLFKGYSPDAINDQLVLARNLQKTGKYSMYNDRGVLLSSSEVASSGEPSTIGNRLTASLYSKIIGYTGQLDIGDFVLASVIINSLTLLLLAFLVFYLFGAKISLIFSFVYALLPTNWRTVYALGNYEFALFFLSLFFLLFFLGREKKYSQVYFIFSGAFLSLAVLAKEAFLVALPVIFVYFLLKKKRGILIYTFTPVVIIMSVLYFPKFFGGDNIYKGLVLKTPSEEKLDYSLAGHLYPDYYTFRFDREDFLKRYESAKKGEQGFIKSLMVKKAADNVGADKLSLAQRFVVGSYLLTAHVARFFSLEDIGGSFIFLLGLLGFVYLKRRDLFLRSFFVWWIVGSILLVSYGALAGRNHLMDFGFAIGLLVSLGIVYVLDILADYFNWGGKKKICLSIFIVLLFGYGILTVDHVVWGKAYDSGILKIHSYAEIIKQKNIPAVDVIAANIRSDESITLNVLTDQSLILFRPETMEKIIKQGKTKEVFEFFRIKHLLGYSPDLSERLAKISGAGIVSDDNVKITQPGASSGKSFLMNLVR; from the coding sequence ATGAATATTTTTCAAAAAACAACCTCAAAGATAATTTTAATACTCTTTGCTGTTTTATTTTCTGGCGCTATTTGGTATTCGCCGTTTTTGTTTAAAGGCTATTCGCCCGACGCAATAAACGACCAGCTGGTTCTGGCAAGAAACCTCCAAAAGACGGGCAAGTACTCAATGTATAACGACCGGGGAGTTTTGCTCTCCTCAAGTGAAGTGGCTTCAAGCGGAGAACCGTCCACCATCGGTAACCGCCTTACCGCCAGTCTGTATTCAAAAATAATAGGTTATACCGGGCAATTAGACATAGGCGATTTTGTTCTTGCCTCGGTGATTATAAATTCTTTAACTCTTTTACTGTTGGCGTTTTTAGTTTTTTATCTTTTTGGGGCAAAAATCTCCCTGATTTTTTCTTTTGTTTACGCGCTTCTGCCCACCAACTGGCGGACGGTTTACGCGCTGGGCAATTATGAGTTCGCATTGTTCTTTTTGTCTTTATTTTTTTTGCTGTTTTTCTTGGGGAGAGAAAAAAAATACAGTCAGGTTTACTTTATCTTTTCCGGCGCGTTTTTATCTCTGGCTGTTTTGGCCAAAGAAGCGTTTCTGGTCGCCCTGCCCGTCATTTTCGTTTACTTTCTGCTGAAGAAAAAACGCGGAATTTTAATTTACACTTTCACGCCGGTTGTCATAATAATGTCAGTTCTTTATTTCCCGAAATTTTTTGGAGGCGATAATATTTACAAAGGCCTTGTTTTAAAAACTCCGTCGGAAGAAAAACTTGATTACAGCCTGGCCGGCCATCTTTACCCTGATTATTACACTTTCCGTTTTGACCGCGAAGATTTCTTAAAGCGGTATGAGAGCGCGAAAAAAGGCGAGCAAGGATTTATAAAATCGCTGATGGTTAAAAAAGCCGCCGACAACGTGGGGGCGGATAAACTAAGTTTGGCGCAACGTTTTGTTGTTGGTTCGTACCTGCTTACCGCCCATGTTGCCAGGTTTTTTTCTCTGGAAGACATAGGCGGATCGTTTATCTTTTTGCTTGGTCTGCTTGGCTTTGTTTATCTTAAGCGCCGCGATTTGTTTTTGCGCTCTTTTTTTGTTTGGTGGATAGTCGGCTCTATTCTTCTTGTCTCTTACGGAGCGCTGGCCGGTCGGAACCATCTTATGGATTTTGGTTTTGCTATAGGGCTTTTGGTTTCTCTGGGGATTGTTTATGTTCTGGATATTTTAGCCGATTATTTTAACTGGGGCGGGAAAAAGAAAATTTGTTTGAGTATTTTCATTGTTCTGCTTTTCGGTTACGGAATTTTAACGGTGGACCATGTCGTGTGGGGCAAGGCCTACGACAGCGGCATTCTTAAAATCCACTCTTATGCCGAAATAATCAAGCAAAAAAACATCCCCGCCGTAGACGTTATTGCCGCCAATATAAGATCGGACGAAAGCATTACGCTTAATGTTTTAACGGACCAGTCGCTTATTCTTTTCCGTCCGGAAACAATGGAAAAAATTATAAAACAAGGCAAAACGAAAGAAGTGTTTGAATTTTTCCGCATCAAGCATCTTCTGGGTTATTCGCCCGACTTGTCCGAAAGGCTGGCCAAAATATCCGGCGCTGGCATTGTCTCCGACGATAACGTGAAAATAACCCAGCCCGGCGCGTCTTCGGGCAAATCTTTTTTGATGAATTTAGTCAGGTGA